From Pectinophora gossypiella chromosome 18, ilPecGoss1.1, whole genome shotgun sequence, one genomic window encodes:
- the LOC126375258 gene encoding patj homolog gives MVLQSAMVLSTEWAQVEVVELTNDGNGLGFNLVGGRSTGVVIKYILPGSAADKDGRLQSGDHVLQVGSVNLRGFTSEQVASVLRQAGPTVRLLVARPADPAAALRAPLPGTALVPTKLLADPELLDRHLIESGYGAVYDLSQCYVDTEYVNGEDGDSENLVAAAVSIIGDNPQQIPDHPIIAGCVSPTITITVPVEIPDLPEVEIIHVDLNKNVYGLGITVAGYVCEKEELSGIFVKSIIEGSSAEQSGKIRLNDRIIEVDGVSLADKSNPQAVELLRNTGISVHLVLERYLRGPKFEHLQLAIFNEERPPSPSSSTTTLSWFPVPSQADNSTTEIEPEPESNTTIDSSVLEVGDIDVNEPTQEELDKRLDEILAVDIEEVKKRWQAEIGLEKQVIVAEVLKLEGLGISLEGTVDVEGGQELRPHHYIRSVLPEGPVGQQGTLIAGDELLEVNEYRLHGLTHTEVVNILKRLPNRVRLVCARSSTESGPRPVINLAPDREGFEARKIISGSLNNLTTLVKAQSDTSINTSSTATLTNHSGHSRKSRSLECVSGLAMWQSKEDIVELVKGDQGLGFSILDYQDPVDPHGTVIVVRSLVPGGVAEKNGQISPGDRVMSVNGISIKNATLDQAVQALKGASRGVVKVGVSRPLPPDTMKSKSTTTLNTKPS, from the coding sequence ATGGTGTTGCAGAGCGCGATGGTGCTGAGTACCGAGTGGGCGCAAGTGGAAGTGGTCGAGCTCACCAACGACGGAAACGGCCTGGGGTTCAACCTGGTCGGCGGGCGGAGCACCGGGGTCGTCATCAAGTACATCCTACCTGGCAGCGCCGCGGACAAGGACGGCAGGCTGCAGAGCGGCGACCACGTGCTACAGGTGGGCTCAGTCAATCTGCGCGGCTTCACGTCGGAGCAGGTGGCGTCCGTGCTGCGCCAGGCGGGCCCCACCGTGCGCCTGCTGGTGGCGCGCCCCGCCGACCCGGCCGCGGCCCTGCGAGCCCCGCTGCCTGGCACCGCACTCGTGCCCACCAAGTTGCTGGCGGACCCTGAACTACTCGACCGACACCTCATCGAAAGTGGCTACGGTGCTGTGTACGATCTCTCCCAGTGCTATGTTGACACCGAATATGTCAATGGTGAAGATGGCGATTCGGAAAATCTTGTAGCCGCAGCTGTCAGCATCATCGGAGACAACCCGCAACAGATCCCCGACCATCCTATTATCGCTGGTTGTGTATCTCCCACCATCACTATCACTGTACCTGTAGAAATACCAGATTTACCTGAAGTTGAAATTATCCATGTGGATctgaataaaaatgtttatggtTTAGGGATCACAGTAGCCGGCTATGTTTGTGAGAAGGAGGAACTGTCAGGTATATTTGTGAAGAGTATTATAGAAGGAAGTAGTGCAGAACAGAGTGGTAAAATTAGATTAAACGACAGAATTATTGAAGTGGATGGTGTTTCTTTAGCTGATAAGAGTAATCCCCAAGCTGTGGAGTTGTTGAGAAACACGGGCATCTCGGTTCATTTAGTCTTAGAGAGATACCTGCGAGGTCCAAAGTTTGAGCACCTACAGCTTGCCATATTCAACGAGGAGCGGCCGCCGTCGCCGTCCTCGTCGACCACAACCCTCTCCTGGTTTccagtgccttcccaagcagATAATAGTACAACTGAGATAGAGCCTGAACCTGAATCTAACACTACCATAGACTCTAGTGTGCTAGAAGTTGGTGATATTGATGTGAATGAGCCCACACAGGAAGAATTAGACAAAAGACTTGACGAAATATTAGCTGTAGACATAGAAGAAGTTAAAAAGCGGTGGCAGGCTGAAATTGGACTAGAGAAGCAGGTTATTGTAGCAGAAGTCCTTAAACTTGAAGGTCTGGGCATCAGCCTTGAAGGAACTGTTGATGTAGAAGGAGGTCAGGAGTTAAGGCCTCATCATTACATCAGGTCAGTCCTTCCCGAAGGCCCAGTGGGCCAGCAAGGGACATTGATAGCTGGAGATGAATTACTGGAAGTTAACGAATACCGTCTACACGGGCTGACTCATACAGAGGTAGTGAATATTTTGAAGCGTCTCCCAAACCGTGTGAGACTAGTCTGTGCCCGGAGTTCGACAGAAAGTGGCCCTCGTCCTGTTATAAACCTAGCACCAGATAGAGAAGGATTTGAAGCTAGAAAAATAATATCAGGGAGCCTGAACAACCTGACAACACTGGTGAAGGCTCAGTCTGATACTTCCATCAACACTTCCAGTACTGCCACCCTGACCAACCACTCAGGTCATTCAAGAAAGTCCCGTTCCTTAGAGTGTGTGTCAGGGTTAGCCATGTGGCAGAGTAAAGAGGATATTGTGGAGCTTGTGAAGGGTGACCAAGGTCTTGGGTTTTCTATACTGGACTATCAGGACCCTGTCGACCCTCACGGCACAGTGATTGTGGTGCGAAGTCTGGTTCCTGGTGGTGTGGCGGAGAAGAATGGTCAGATATCTCCTGGTGATCGAGTGATGTCTGTAAATGGTATTAGTATTAAGAATGCGACTTTGGATCAGGCTGTGCAGGCGCTGAAGGGTGCTTCGCGCGGCGTGGTGAAGGTGGGGGTGTCCAGGCCTCTGCCCCCGGACACAATGAAGTCTAAAAGTACAACCACACTcaacacaaaaccaagttaa